In one window of Psychrobacter sp. P2G3 DNA:
- a CDS encoding DUF3144 domain-containing protein produces the protein MAEITPEMQAFYQRADAIIGIANSQLGPDAHSGQVGASLLYAAARYSASVASIGFIKGDDFAKEKDDIVEFYVKQYRQMLSDNLTDYAQNFDKYVQLNQDDKPAK, from the coding sequence ATGGCTGAAATCACCCCTGAAATGCAGGCGTTTTATCAGCGTGCCGATGCTATCATTGGTATCGCGAATAGCCAATTAGGTCCTGATGCTCATTCAGGGCAAGTCGGTGCTTCACTACTTTATGCTGCAGCTCGTTATAGCGCTTCGGTTGCCTCTATTGGCTTCATAAAGGGTGATGACTTTGCAAAAGAAAAAGACGATATCGTAGAGTTTTACGTTAAGCAGTACCGTCAGATGCTGAGTGACAATTTAACCGATTATGCACAGAACTTCGATAAATATGTTCAGCTTAATCAAGATGATAAACCGGCTAAATAA
- a CDS encoding BCCT family transporter, with amino-acid sequence MNEVKVERLGPFPRVNKPVFITSGVLIVGFIIFGAFFTETASALFSFLQSFIADKFGWLFIILMNVALVFCIYLAASRYGDIRLGKQTERPQYSLVSWIGMLFSAGIGIGLVYWGTAEPLYHFMAPPMGEAETVEAAKQAMNISFVHWGLHAWAIYTIVALSLAYFHFRRGLPLSIRSTLYPLLGQRIYGGWGHTVDILAVFGTMFGVVTSLGLGVMQINSGLEGLFGIPNSLPVQFLIIAFVTALACVSLMLGLDKGIKRLSDINMGLTGVLLAFIVILGPTLFIFDSFIENIGNYLMSVIPLGFWGEAYSNTDWQSSWTIFYWAWWVSWAPFVGVFIARISRGRTIREFVLGVLLIPMTILFFWFTAFGGVAIHMELLAALDPALVSPGLVEAVQADTGSAIFKLVEYYPLTKPITLLIVIMIVLWFVTSSDSASFVIDMLTAGGDTNPPKIQRLFWATMEGLIAAILLAAGGLGALQAAAIVAGLPFALVIFVMMYALLRGLGRDRLILYRAQQQFITDESADHNSANEFIDEKLLKGPPKIVKGD; translated from the coding sequence ATGAACGAAGTAAAAGTAGAAAGATTGGGTCCATTCCCAAGGGTTAATAAGCCTGTTTTTATTACCTCAGGTGTTTTAATTGTTGGTTTCATTATTTTTGGTGCTTTTTTTACTGAAACTGCATCCGCACTTTTTAGTTTTTTACAAAGTTTTATTGCTGATAAGTTTGGCTGGCTGTTCATTATATTAATGAACGTGGCATTAGTCTTTTGTATCTATCTAGCAGCGAGTCGCTACGGTGACATTCGTTTAGGTAAACAGACAGAGCGACCACAATATAGTCTTGTCTCTTGGATAGGTATGTTGTTCTCAGCTGGTATTGGTATTGGGCTGGTATACTGGGGCACAGCGGAGCCCTTGTACCACTTCATGGCACCACCAATGGGTGAAGCAGAAACAGTAGAAGCCGCCAAACAAGCGATGAATATCTCATTTGTACATTGGGGATTGCATGCTTGGGCAATTTATACCATCGTAGCGCTCTCCTTAGCTTATTTTCATTTTCGCCGTGGTCTGCCTCTATCCATTCGCTCAACACTATATCCATTATTGGGTCAAAGGATTTATGGCGGTTGGGGACATACTGTCGATATTTTGGCGGTATTTGGTACGATGTTTGGTGTCGTAACTTCGCTAGGTTTGGGAGTTATGCAGATCAACTCAGGCCTTGAGGGTTTGTTTGGCATACCAAACAGCTTACCTGTGCAGTTTCTCATTATTGCCTTTGTGACTGCATTAGCCTGCGTATCTCTTATGTTGGGTCTTGATAAAGGTATCAAGCGCTTAAGTGATATCAATATGGGCCTTACTGGTGTGCTGTTAGCCTTTATAGTGATTTTAGGTCCAACACTATTTATTTTTGATAGTTTCATTGAAAATATTGGTAACTATCTAATGTCTGTCATTCCATTAGGTTTTTGGGGTGAGGCTTACAGTAATACCGATTGGCAGTCGTCATGGACAATTTTCTATTGGGCATGGTGGGTAAGTTGGGCGCCATTTGTAGGTGTATTTATTGCCCGTATTAGCCGTGGTCGTACCATCCGTGAGTTTGTATTGGGTGTGCTATTAATCCCAATGACCATTTTATTCTTCTGGTTTACTGCCTTCGGTGGTGTTGCTATTCATATGGAGCTGTTGGCAGCTCTTGATCCAGCCTTGGTTAGCCCAGGATTGGTCGAAGCCGTACAAGCAGATACTGGTAGCGCAATCTTTAAATTGGTCGAGTACTATCCACTTACCAAACCTATTACTTTGTTGATCGTCATTATGATTGTACTTTGGTTTGTGACCTCATCAGACTCCGCAAGCTTTGTTATCGATATGTTGACGGCTGGTGGTGATACCAATCCACCAAAGATTCAGCGTTTATTTTGGGCAACGATGGAAGGTCTGATTGCGGCTATATTATTAGCAGCAGGTGGATTAGGTGCACTGCAAGCAGCAGCTATTGTGGCAGGACTACCGTTTGCCTTAGTGATATTTGTAATGATGTATGCACTTTTACGTGGTCTGGGTCGAGATCGTTTGATACTTTATCGCGCTCAACAACAATTTATTACTGATGAATCTGCGGATCATAACTCAGCCAATGAATTTATTGATGAAAAACTGCTAAAGGGACCACCTAAAATTGTAAAAGGTGACTAA
- a CDS encoding BCCT family transporter, with protein sequence MDHVKVGRVGPFPRVSKPVFLTSVILITLFIIFGAFFNEQAEIVFGQAKEFVSLRFGWFFIVVINATVMMSIYMIFSRYGDIRLGHQTEKPEYKLLSWIGMLFSAGIGIGLLYWGTAEPLYHYMAPPLGEGETVASAKLAMNISFLHYGFHVWALYGMVALALAYFHYRRGLPLAIRSTLYPILGKKIYGGWGHTVDTLAVFGTMFGVVTTLGLGVLQINSGLESVFGIPNNITVQIILIAFITVLAGLSLFMGLDKGIKRLSDINIFLTIVLLSFVIILGPTQFIFNSFVENIGNYLHQVIPLGTWTESYEGQENWQSSWTIFYWAWWISWSPFVGVFVARISRGRTIREFTLGVLLIPITILFLWFTAFGGSAVHMELMAAADPNMASPGLVEAVRADTGSAIFKLMESYPLTTVFNLLIVLMIVLWFVTSSDSASFVIDMLTSGGDTDPPKIQRLFWAGTEGVIAAVLLAAGGLGALQAASIVSGFPFAVVILVMMYSLLRGLSRDHLILYRQQQWFTTEESAEHNSANEFRDEDLLEGPPDIVVKPNK encoded by the coding sequence ATGGATCATGTCAAAGTTGGCAGAGTGGGCCCTTTTCCACGGGTAAGTAAACCGGTTTTTTTAACCTCGGTAATTTTGATTACCTTGTTTATTATCTTTGGCGCTTTTTTTAATGAACAAGCAGAAATAGTATTTGGCCAAGCAAAAGAATTTGTTTCTTTGCGCTTTGGCTGGTTCTTTATTGTGGTTATTAATGCCACCGTGATGATGAGTATCTATATGATATTTAGTCGTTACGGCGATATCAGGCTTGGTCATCAGACAGAAAAACCTGAATATAAATTGCTTTCTTGGATTGGTATGCTGTTCTCCGCCGGTATCGGTATCGGACTGTTGTACTGGGGAACGGCTGAGCCGCTTTATCACTATATGGCACCGCCACTTGGTGAGGGAGAGACTGTCGCATCTGCTAAGCTTGCGATGAACATCTCATTCTTGCATTATGGTTTCCATGTGTGGGCACTGTATGGCATGGTCGCTTTGGCTTTGGCCTACTTTCACTATCGCCGTGGTTTGCCACTAGCTATTCGCTCAACGCTATATCCCATATTAGGTAAAAAGATATACGGTGGTTGGGGTCATACGGTCGATACGCTAGCGGTATTTGGTACGATGTTTGGGGTGGTGACCACCTTAGGTCTTGGGGTGTTACAGATTAACTCTGGTCTTGAGAGTGTATTCGGTATCCCTAACAATATTACCGTGCAGATTATCTTGATTGCATTTATCACTGTGCTGGCAGGATTGTCCTTGTTTATGGGACTAGATAAAGGTATCAAGCGCTTAAGCGATATCAATATCTTTTTGACTATTGTGCTATTGAGCTTTGTGATTATTTTGGGCCCTACGCAGTTTATTTTTAATAGCTTTGTAGAAAACATTGGTAATTATCTACATCAAGTGATTCCTTTAGGTACGTGGACAGAGTCTTATGAAGGTCAAGAAAACTGGCAGTCATCGTGGACTATTTTCTATTGGGCATGGTGGATTAGCTGGTCACCATTCGTTGGGGTATTCGTGGCCCGTATCTCTCGTGGTCGTACCATTCGTGAGTTCACGTTAGGGGTGTTATTAATCCCTATTACTATTTTATTCTTATGGTTTACTGCTTTTGGTGGATCAGCTGTACATATGGAACTCATGGCTGCAGCTGATCCAAATATGGCAAGTCCTGGGTTGGTTGAAGCTGTTAGAGCAGATACGGGTAGTGCTATCTTTAAGCTGATGGAGTCTTATCCATTAACGACCGTATTCAACTTGCTGATTGTGCTGATGATTGTGCTTTGGTTCGTCACCTCATCAGATTCTGCTAGTTTTGTTATTGATATGCTGACCTCAGGTGGTGATACTGATCCACCAAAGATTCAGCGTCTATTCTGGGCAGGAACTGAAGGCGTCATTGCTGCAGTACTATTAGCAGCAGGCGGGTTAGGGGCATTGCAGGCAGCTTCTATTGTGTCGGGCTTTCCCTTCGCTGTTGTGATACTAGTGATGATGTATTCTCTATTACGGGGTTTGAGTCGAGATCACTTGATCCTTTATCGTCAGCAGCAATGGTTTACGACTGAAGAGTCAGCAGAGCATAACTCAGCAAACGAGTTCCGCGATGAGGATCTGTTAGAGGGTCCGCCTGATATCGTTGTAAAACCTAACAAGTAA
- the nth gene encoding endonuclease III, giving the protein MSKTVKHKTANTPPSRRMPNRDVRPFFEKLAATIDEPVTELNYSSNFELLIAVILSAQATDVSVNIATQQLYPVANTPEAILALGEEGLKSYIKNIGLYNAKAKNVIKTCRDLIEKFDSIVPDNRKDLESLAGVGRKTANVVLNTAFGQPTMAVDTHIFRVGNRTGLATGKNVLIVEKNLVERIPEDLLVDAHHYLILHGRYTCQARTPKCGACPVYEECMFKDKAAFVEI; this is encoded by the coding sequence ATGAGTAAAACTGTTAAACATAAAACTGCCAATACGCCACCATCAAGACGCATGCCCAATCGTGACGTGCGACCGTTCTTTGAAAAGCTGGCTGCTACTATTGACGAGCCTGTCACTGAATTAAACTATAGTAGTAACTTTGAGCTGCTTATTGCAGTAATACTCTCGGCACAAGCGACTGATGTGAGCGTCAACATTGCCACTCAGCAGCTGTATCCAGTCGCGAACACCCCTGAGGCTATATTGGCATTAGGTGAAGAAGGGCTGAAATCCTATATCAAAAATATTGGCTTATATAATGCCAAAGCCAAAAATGTAATCAAAACCTGTCGCGACTTAATAGAAAAGTTTGATAGCATCGTACCCGATAACCGTAAAGACTTAGAGTCGCTCGCTGGGGTCGGACGCAAAACCGCTAATGTGGTCTTGAACACTGCCTTTGGACAACCAACAATGGCTGTTGATACGCATATCTTCCGTGTAGGCAATCGCACGGGGCTGGCCACTGGTAAGAACGTATTAATAGTAGAAAAAAATTTGGTCGAGCGTATTCCAGAAGATCTCTTAGTTGACGCTCATCACTATCTAATTTTGCATGGGCGCTATACTTGTCAAGCGCGCACCCCCAAATGCGGTGCCTGTCCAGTCTATGAAGAATGCATGTTTAAAGATAAAGCAGCGTTTGTAGAGATTTAA
- the nudC gene encoding NAD(+) diphosphatase, which translates to MTTAFVLDNETILCRYTAKGWWPLQVSLSAIENNIVEQGVAEEDLSDDMYQVGRVKLLASLAASHWKPDESQAFATHQEPTNNDDVPVNNAITYHYAQTHGIATPELTKNSHELATLLSSSEHTENVDFITYRQLITQLPAALSTQLSQAIQLLRWQADTQFCSRCSASVTTTKFGERAMVCPVCRLRQYPRVQPCVITAITRPNPQTGEMQILLAHHHRYGQPSTQLLYGLIAGFVEVGESLEHAVVREVEEEVGIRLTDIRYVSSQPWPFPSNLMLGFRASYASGEIVIQEDELSHADFFDISNLPKIPFKGSIAYDLIAQIAHEQGIIL; encoded by the coding sequence ATGACCACCGCGTTTGTACTTGATAATGAAACGATACTCTGCCGCTATACAGCAAAGGGCTGGTGGCCCTTACAAGTCTCCCTTTCAGCTATTGAAAATAATATAGTTGAGCAAGGCGTAGCGGAAGAAGACTTATCAGATGATATGTATCAAGTCGGACGTGTTAAGTTGCTGGCAAGCTTAGCAGCAAGCCATTGGAAGCCTGATGAGTCGCAAGCATTTGCTACCCATCAGGAGCCTACAAACAATGATGATGTACCAGTTAACAATGCTATCACTTATCATTATGCACAAACTCATGGCATTGCTACCCCTGAGTTGACTAAAAACTCTCATGAGTTAGCCACGTTACTTTCATCATCCGAACATACTGAAAACGTTGATTTCATCACTTATCGACAGCTTATAACACAACTTCCTGCTGCCCTTTCCACGCAGCTGAGCCAAGCTATTCAATTGCTGCGCTGGCAGGCAGATACTCAGTTTTGTAGTCGTTGCAGTGCATCAGTGACCACTACTAAATTCGGTGAGCGAGCGATGGTCTGTCCGGTCTGCCGTTTGCGTCAATATCCACGTGTGCAACCTTGTGTCATCACAGCGATCACTCGCCCAAACCCGCAAACAGGTGAGATGCAAATACTATTAGCGCATCACCATCGCTATGGTCAGCCAAGCACGCAGCTACTATATGGACTGATTGCAGGCTTTGTAGAAGTAGGTGAAAGCTTGGAGCATGCGGTAGTGCGTGAAGTAGAAGAGGAAGTCGGTATTCGTTTGACTGATATTCGCTATGTTAGTAGTCAGCCATGGCCATTTCCCTCTAATTTGATGTTAGGATTTCGAGCCTCTTATGCAAGCGGCGAGATAGTCATACAAGAAGATGAGTTATCACACGCTGACTTTTTTGATATCTCAAACTTACCGAAGATACCTTTTAAAGGCAGTATTGCTTACGATTTAATCGCACAGATTGCTCATGAGCAAGGCATAATACTTTAG
- a CDS encoding RnfABCDGE type electron transport complex subunit B, whose translation MPSNVHSLTHARLTNLPILFDTLTLETQSADIQQRIAYVDSCLPQTQCGLCEHPDGCLPYATAIVVDGEPYNKCVPGGQPVSDAIALILSADNVTLDNVFSESIASSNDHGGLIAVPSKWSIDPVTERPHEVRAIIQEDDCIGCTKCIPACPVDAIVGTGKHMHTIFTDLCTGCELCIAPCPVDCIDLVPIERELSAAERVQEQNELRQRYHTHLRRVTEQLSDSSNSRPVVSMVEAKLNNASAQTIDINEQQAKDTIAAAKLRSKIKKLEKRLSVRPNPEKSAELAALQAQLSQI comes from the coding sequence ATGCCCAGTAATGTCCATTCCCTTACCCATGCCCGTTTAACGAATCTGCCTATACTATTTGATACGTTAACCTTAGAGACGCAATCTGCTGATATACAACAGCGGATTGCATATGTCGATTCGTGCCTGCCTCAGACTCAATGTGGTCTCTGCGAGCATCCAGATGGTTGTTTACCCTACGCCACTGCTATCGTTGTAGACGGTGAGCCGTATAATAAGTGTGTGCCTGGTGGTCAACCTGTCAGTGATGCGATTGCCCTTATTTTGAGCGCAGATAATGTCACTTTAGATAATGTTTTCTCAGAAAGTATAGCATCCAGTAATGATCATGGAGGGCTGATTGCCGTACCATCAAAGTGGTCGATAGACCCTGTGACCGAACGTCCGCATGAAGTACGTGCTATTATTCAGGAAGATGATTGTATTGGTTGCACAAAATGTATCCCAGCCTGCCCAGTCGATGCCATCGTCGGTACGGGCAAGCATATGCATACGATTTTTACCGACCTATGTACAGGTTGTGAGCTATGCATTGCGCCTTGCCCTGTTGATTGCATTGATCTTGTTCCTATTGAGCGTGAATTGTCAGCCGCTGAGCGCGTTCAAGAGCAAAACGAGCTACGCCAACGTTATCATACTCACCTTAGACGCGTCACCGAACAGCTTTCAGATAGCAGCAATAGCAGACCTGTCGTGAGTATGGTAGAAGCCAAGCTCAATAATGCCAGTGCCCAAACTATTGATATCAATGAGCAGCAAGCAAAAGATACTATTGCTGCCGCCAAACTACGTAGTAAAATTAAAAAGCTAGAAAAACGGCTAAGCGTCCGTCCTAATCCAGAAAAAAGTGCTGAATTAGCCGCATTACAAGCACAACTGTCTCAGATATAG
- a CDS encoding DJ-1/PfpI family protein: MQTLTALVFDNFETLDLFGPIEMFGCLPEHYSIQFASIAGGIIHNHHGVALQTVAVAELEHQTNILLIVGGKGTRQVIEDSQFLQTLTKLSDNADWVLSVCTGSALLAKANILDGKRATSNKLSWQWVIEQSDKVNWVQQARWVVDSKFYTSSGVSAGMDMTLGFIADRHDIATVRQIANYTEYRWQEDSQLDDFYDC, from the coding sequence ATGCAAACGCTCACTGCCCTAGTATTTGATAATTTTGAGACGCTAGACCTGTTTGGACCAATAGAGATGTTCGGCTGCCTACCTGAGCATTATAGTATCCAATTTGCTTCTATAGCAGGTGGTATTATTCATAATCATCATGGTGTCGCGTTGCAAACTGTTGCAGTAGCAGAGTTAGAGCATCAAACTAATATTTTATTAATTGTCGGTGGTAAAGGTACGCGTCAAGTAATCGAGGACAGCCAGTTTTTGCAGACTCTTACCAAACTCTCTGATAACGCTGACTGGGTGCTCAGCGTCTGTACTGGCAGTGCGTTATTAGCCAAGGCTAATATCTTGGATGGTAAGCGCGCAACTTCTAATAAGCTTTCTTGGCAATGGGTTATTGAGCAATCAGACAAAGTTAATTGGGTACAGCAAGCACGCTGGGTAGTAGACAGCAAGTTCTATACTTCCTCAGGCGTCAGTGCTGGAATGGATATGACGCTTGGTTTTATTGCTGATAGACATGATATTGCTACTGTGCGACAAATCGCTAACTATACAGAGTATCGCTGGCAAGAAGATAGCCAGCTTGATGATTTCTACGATTGTTAG
- a CDS encoding BCCT family transporter: MSELKIGRLGPFPRVNKPVFIASAVLILGFIIFGALFQELASTLFSTMQTFITQRFGWLFVILMNVAVFLCLYLIFSKYGDIRLGHQTETPQYSLPSWIGMLFSAGIGIGIMYWGTAEPVYHFMSPPLGEAETVEAAKQAMNISFLHYGIHAWAIYAVVALSLAYFHFRRGLPLAIRSSLYPILGQKIYGKWGHTVDTLAVFGTMFGVVTTLGFGVLQINSGLEGLFGLPNTVTMQVILIALITMLACGSLMMGLDKGIKRLSDTNIILTFVLLGFAFIMGPTQYIMDSLVENTGNYLQNLVQLGFWSEAYSKGDWQSSWTIFYWAWWVSWSPFVGVFIARISRGRTIREFLLGVLFVPMIILFFWFTTFGGVAVNMELIGNPGFIEVVQNDYGSAIFKLMEFYPLTKATTMLIVIMIVLWFVTSSDSASFVIDMLTSGGETNPPKIQRLFWAILQGLVAAILLAAGGLGALQAAAIVAGFPFAIVVFVMLYAMLRGFSRDELILYRAEQRFITDESVQHNTANEFTDEEFLEGPPEVAKGD; encoded by the coding sequence ATGAGCGAACTCAAAATTGGCCGTTTAGGGCCTTTTCCACGAGTAAACAAACCTGTATTTATTGCTTCAGCAGTACTGATCTTAGGTTTTATTATATTTGGTGCTTTGTTTCAAGAGCTGGCAAGCACTCTATTTAGTACCATGCAGACTTTTATTACCCAACGTTTTGGCTGGCTATTTGTCATACTGATGAACGTTGCCGTATTTTTATGTTTGTATTTAATATTTAGTAAATATGGTGATATCCGTTTAGGTCATCAAACCGAAACGCCGCAATACAGTTTGCCCTCTTGGATTGGCATGTTGTTTTCAGCCGGTATTGGTATTGGCATTATGTATTGGGGTACAGCTGAGCCTGTTTATCACTTTATGTCACCGCCACTGGGTGAAGCGGAAACAGTAGAAGCTGCCAAACAAGCGATGAATATCTCCTTTTTACATTATGGGATACACGCTTGGGCAATTTATGCTGTGGTTGCATTGTCATTAGCCTATTTTCATTTTCGCCGTGGCTTACCTCTCGCTATTCGTTCTAGCCTATATCCGATATTAGGTCAGAAGATTTATGGCAAATGGGGACATACTGTTGATACGTTGGCAGTATTTGGTACGATGTTTGGTGTGGTGACCACGTTAGGTTTTGGCGTGTTGCAGATTAACTCTGGATTAGAAGGGTTGTTTGGACTGCCTAATACAGTAACGATGCAAGTTATCTTAATCGCTTTGATTACTATGCTTGCGTGTGGCTCATTAATGATGGGTTTAGATAAAGGTATCAAGCGCTTAAGTGATACTAATATTATTTTGACATTTGTGTTGTTGGGCTTTGCCTTTATCATGGGTCCTACTCAATACATCATGGATAGTTTGGTAGAAAATACTGGTAACTATCTACAAAACCTTGTCCAGCTTGGTTTTTGGAGTGAGGCTTATAGCAAAGGTGATTGGCAGTCATCATGGACGATATTTTACTGGGCATGGTGGGTCAGTTGGTCACCATTTGTAGGTGTATTCATCGCCCGCATTAGCCGTGGTCGTACTATCCGTGAATTTTTGCTAGGTGTTTTATTTGTACCTATGATTATTCTGTTTTTCTGGTTCACGACCTTTGGTGGTGTGGCAGTAAATATGGAATTAATTGGTAATCCTGGATTTATCGAAGTAGTACAGAATGATTATGGTAGTGCTATCTTTAAGTTGATGGAGTTCTATCCATTGACCAAAGCCACTACGATGTTGATTGTCATTATGATTGTACTGTGGTTTGTGACTTCATCAGATTCAGCCAGTTTTGTCATCGATATGTTGACGTCTGGCGGTGAAACCAACCCACCTAAAATTCAGCGTTTATTTTGGGCTATTCTGCAGGGTTTGGTTGCAGCTATCTTGTTGGCGGCTGGTGGCTTAGGTGCTCTACAGGCGGCAGCTATCGTCGCTGGATTTCCATTCGCTATCGTTGTCTTCGTCATGCTATACGCTATGTTGCGAGGGTTTAGTCGTGATGAGCTGATACTGTATCGAGCAGAACAACGATTTATCACTGATGAGTCAGTTCAGCACAATACGGCCAATGAATTCACTGATGAAGAGTTTTTAGAAGGCCCCCCTGAAGTTGCCAAAGGTGACTAA
- the metK gene encoding methionine adenosyltransferase → MREYNLFTSESVSEGHPDKMADQISDAILDAILREDLQARVACETLVKTGAVILAGEVTTTANIDVERIVRDTVNGIGYHHSDLGFDGETCAVINMLGKQSPEIAQGVDRSSPEEQGAGDQGLMFGYASNETEVLMPAPIEFAHRLMERQSELRRAGDLPWLRPDAKAQVTLRYDGNRPTAIDAVVLSTQHDPSISQKDLQEAIMESIIKEVLPADLLHAGTRYHINPTGKFVIGGPVGDAGLTGRKIIVDTYGGMARHGGGAFSGKDPSKVDRSAAYAVRYVAKNIVAAGLAERCEVQVSYAIGVAEPTSISVNTFGTSKISSEEIIRLIRTHFDLRPYGITQMLNLLQPMYQRTATFGHFGREGSETAFTWEKTDKAEILKADAGL, encoded by the coding sequence ATGCGTGAATACAACTTATTTACATCTGAATCCGTGAGCGAAGGCCATCCTGATAAAATGGCTGACCAAATCTCAGACGCTATCCTTGATGCCATCTTACGTGAAGACCTACAAGCACGTGTAGCGTGTGAAACGCTGGTTAAAACTGGTGCAGTCATACTAGCAGGCGAAGTGACAACTACTGCTAACATCGACGTAGAACGCATTGTACGTGATACAGTCAACGGTATCGGCTATCATCATTCAGATCTCGGCTTTGATGGCGAGACTTGCGCGGTTATTAATATGCTTGGCAAACAATCACCTGAGATTGCTCAAGGCGTTGATCGCAGTAGTCCAGAAGAGCAAGGCGCTGGTGACCAAGGCTTGATGTTTGGCTATGCTAGTAATGAAACAGAAGTCTTGATGCCTGCCCCTATCGAGTTTGCACATCGTCTTATGGAGCGCCAGTCTGAGCTGCGCCGTGCAGGCGATCTACCTTGGTTACGTCCAGATGCCAAAGCGCAAGTGACACTAAGATATGATGGCAATCGTCCAACTGCGATTGATGCAGTGGTGCTCTCTACTCAACATGATCCCAGTATCTCGCAGAAAGATCTGCAAGAAGCGATTATGGAATCTATCATTAAAGAAGTACTGCCAGCCGATCTGTTACATGCTGGTACTCGCTACCACATCAACCCAACTGGCAAGTTTGTCATTGGTGGTCCCGTTGGTGATGCAGGCTTAACCGGACGTAAAATCATTGTCGACACTTACGGCGGTATGGCTCGTCATGGTGGCGGCGCATTCAGTGGTAAAGATCCCTCAAAAGTTGACCGTAGCGCTGCTTACGCGGTACGTTATGTCGCCAAAAACATCGTCGCAGCTGGATTGGCTGAGCGCTGTGAAGTGCAAGTTAGCTACGCAATTGGGGTCGCTGAACCAACCTCTATTTCGGTCAATACTTTTGGTACGAGTAAAATCAGCTCTGAAGAAATCATTCGCCTGATTCGCACTCATTTTGACCTGCGTCCTTATGGCATTACGCAAATGCTCAACTTACTCCAGCCTATGTATCAACGAACGGCGACCTTTGGACACTTTGGTCGCGAAGGTTCTGAAACTGCCTTTACTTGGGAAAAAACAGACAAAGCTGAGATTTTAAAAGCAGATGCAGGTCTATAA